AGTCCTTTTTTATATATATTATTTTTAGACTGCGCGTTCTGTTCATGCTATTTTTCATCTTCGCTGAATGACAATAAAGAAAATAACTTTTATGAGGATTCTCGTCGAAAGCGTTGCATACAACACAATTACCTATCTTAAAAGAAGATATATTTTTTATAACTTTGCATGATGAAATTGATTTATTTGAGACTTATTTTCTTTTGTTTCTTATCTATCACTCTATCAATAGTTTCTTCGTATTCTTCTCGTAATTTTTTTACGAGTTCCGCTACTGGCAATATTTCGTGAATACCACCGACTCCGTGACCTGCACTCCAGATATCTTTCCATGCTTTTGCTTCATCATCAGCTTTATGGACAATTTCAAGTTGTTCTGGTTTTTGCAGATTTTGTGGATCAATTCCTGCATTTAAGATACTTTGCAGAATAAAGTTAGCATGAACACCACTTAATTTATCTGTATAAATTATATCTTTTGCTTCTGCTTCTAACAGCATTTTCTTGTAAGCATCACTTGCCATTGATTCTTCTGTAGCTATAAATCGTGTACCCATATAAGCCAAGTCTGCCCCCATTACCTCGGCAGCTAATATGTCCTGTCCGTGTGAAATAGCACCTGATAAAATTATCAATCCATCAAAGAATTGTTTCACTTCATGAACAAATGCCATAGGATGTAGCATACCACCATGTCCTCCTGCCCCATTACATACAAGAACTAATCCATCTATATTTGCTTCCATTGCTTTTTTTGCATGTTTAACACTGATTACGTCCGAGAATACAAGTCCACCATATTCATGTACAATTTTCGCAATATCTGTTGGCTTTCCTAATGATGTGATGACAATTGGTGGTTGATATTTTTTGATTAATTCTACATCCGCATCATATCGATCATTAGACTTGTGCACGACAAGATTAACTCCCCATGGTGCAACAGTTTGATTTGTTTGTTCCGCTTCTTCTAATTGTGTAGTAATCGTTTGCATCCATTCTTCTAATGCTTCTGAAGTTCTTGCATTTAATAATGGAAAAGTTGTAGCCACCCCTGATTTACAACCTTCTACAACAAGTTCAATCCCAGACACTAAAAACATTGGTGCTGCAATTACAGGTAATTCTAATGCTTTTAATTGTTCTTTCACATTTTTTTTCACCATTTCATCCCATCCTTTCAAAAGGTAAATCTATAATAATTTTACTTAAAATAGAATTTTTTGTACAGTAAACGCAAAAAATTCGCATCTCAAATATTAAGAGATTTTATATTCTCATTAAAATCATCGTCATTATTACTAAATATTTACTAACTAACCCTAAATCATCTTTCAATAATTTGTAGAGAAGATTAAAGCCTTTCTTTATTTTTAATGTATAATATTGTATTAATGAAATTTTAAAGGAGTTTAAATTATTTTATGGAAAAGAAAATCAAGATTGATCATCAAATTGTTTTGTATATTACTATATTAAGTATTATTAGCTATTCTTT
This window of the Rummeliibacillus pycnus genome carries:
- a CDS encoding NAD(P)H-dependent flavin oxidoreductase, translated to MVKKNVKEQLKALELPVIAAPMFLVSGIELVVEGCKSGVATTFPLLNARTSEALEEWMQTITTQLEEAEQTNQTVAPWGVNLVVHKSNDRYDADVELIKKYQPPIVITSLGKPTDIAKIVHEYGGLVFSDVISVKHAKKAMEANIDGLVLVCNGAGGHGGMLHPMAFVHEVKQFFDGLIILSGAISHGQDILAAEVMGADLAYMGTRFIATEESMASDAYKKMLLEAEAKDIIYTDKLSGVHANFILQSILNAGIDPQNLQKPEQLEIVHKADDEAKAWKDIWSAGHGVGGIHEILPVAELVKKLREEYEETIDRVIDKKQKKISLK